From Streptomyces fungicidicus, one genomic window encodes:
- a CDS encoding phosphoglyceromutase yields MADAPYKLILLRHGESEWNEKNLFTGWVDVNLTAKGEKEATRGGELLKDAGLLPDVLHTSLQKRAIRTAQLALEAADRLWIPVNRSWRLNERHYGALQGKDKAQTLAEFGEEQFMLWRRSYDTPPPPLANDAEYSQFSDPRYATLPPEVRPQTECLKDVVVRMLPYWFDSIVPDLLTGRTVLVAAHGNSLRALVKHLDGISDADIAGLNIPTGIPLYYELDADFSPVTPGGKYLDPEAAAAAIEAVKNQGKKK; encoded by the coding sequence ATGGCCGACGCACCGTACAAGCTGATCCTCCTCCGCCACGGCGAGAGCGAGTGGAACGAGAAGAACCTGTTCACCGGCTGGGTGGACGTCAACCTCACCGCGAAGGGCGAGAAGGAGGCGACGCGCGGCGGCGAGCTGCTCAAGGACGCCGGCCTGCTGCCCGACGTGCTCCACACCTCCCTCCAGAAGCGCGCGATCCGCACCGCGCAGCTCGCGCTGGAGGCCGCCGACCGCCTGTGGATCCCGGTGAACCGCAGCTGGCGCCTGAACGAGCGTCACTACGGCGCCCTGCAGGGCAAGGACAAGGCGCAGACCCTCGCGGAGTTCGGCGAGGAGCAGTTCATGCTGTGGCGCCGCTCCTACGACACCCCGCCGCCCCCGCTCGCCAACGACGCCGAGTACTCCCAGTTCTCCGACCCGCGCTACGCGACCCTCCCGCCGGAGGTGCGCCCGCAGACGGAGTGTCTGAAGGACGTCGTCGTCCGGATGCTCCCGTACTGGTTCGACTCGATCGTCCCGGACCTGCTCACCGGCCGCACGGTCCTCGTCGCCGCCCACGGCAACAGCCTGCGCGCGCTGGTCAAGCACCTGGACGGCATCTCGGACGCCGACATCGCGGGCCTGAACATCCCCACGGGCATCCCCCTGTACTACGAACTCGACGCGGACTTCTCCCCGGTCACCCCGGGCGGCAAGTACCTCGACCCGGAGGCCGCCGCGGCAGCGATCGAGGCGGTCAAGAATCAGGGCAAGAAGAAGTAG
- a CDS encoding Type 1 glutamine amidotransferase-like domain-containing protein, which produces MKLLLTSGGVTNPSIHSALVELLGKPIGECHALCVPTAQWGHPMCGPTSVRGFAAAEPTWQHLSGLGWASLGVLELTALPTIGAERYVPWIREADVLLVDGGDATYLCHWMRESGLADLLPSLPDTVWVGVSAGSMVMTPRIGAYFVEWPSAPDDRTLGVVDFSIFPHLDAFPQNTLADAERWAADIGVPAYAIDEQTAIKVVDGSVEVVSEGQWTKFGS; this is translated from the coding sequence TTGAAGCTCTTGCTTACGTCAGGCGGCGTCACGAACCCGAGCATCCACTCGGCACTCGTGGAGCTTCTCGGCAAGCCGATCGGCGAGTGCCACGCCCTCTGCGTCCCGACGGCACAGTGGGGCCATCCGATGTGTGGTCCGACATCGGTGCGGGGCTTCGCGGCCGCCGAGCCCACGTGGCAGCACTTGTCGGGCCTGGGCTGGGCGTCGCTCGGTGTCCTCGAGCTCACCGCACTGCCCACCATCGGCGCCGAGCGATACGTCCCCTGGATCCGGGAGGCCGACGTGCTCCTGGTCGACGGCGGCGACGCGACCTATCTGTGCCACTGGATGCGGGAGTCCGGGCTGGCCGATCTGCTGCCTTCGCTGCCCGACACGGTCTGGGTGGGAGTGAGTGCCGGAAGCATGGTGATGACACCCCGGATCGGAGCGTATTTCGTCGAGTGGCCGTCCGCACCGGACGACCGCACCCTGGGAGTCGTCGACTTCTCGATCTTCCCGCACCTGGACGCTTTCCCACAGAACACCCTGGCTGACGCGGAGCGGTGGGCCGCCGACATCGGCGTCCCGGCCTACGCCATCGACGAACAGACGGCCATCAAGGTCGTCGACGGCTCCGTCGAAGTGGTTTCCGAAGGGCAATGGACGAAGTTCGGGTCATAG